Proteins encoded in a region of the Zea mays cultivar B73 chromosome 2, Zm-B73-REFERENCE-NAM-5.0, whole genome shotgun sequence genome:
- the LOC103648291 gene encoding uncharacterized protein isoform X3: protein MPESSRGVVSSNAFDEDAKKRAADTVDDGALADGKGKKRREDLCCEICEGDHVPLDCQVYNGPKPHAILCGFGSGESGFFQIPNFGSKGLIPLKESSTAFITAKEGTITAELVKSELARLIPVRWTWAVQSHANGFVVPFPSKVELQRMVAMKFVHAVDGKSIMVIQELEQKIEPVQHLEKAWVNIYGVPYEIRSFLPLWAVGTIIGATQKVDLRYTKQMGVVRLLVGVTNVDKIPESVDIVVGEGLYEIFFKIDKVCKDGVWSEYYYPSDKKDDDFESKDEDFDGLDDIQPKFDDTTRDTVMKDVSGSKVDNSSNVQHATQQNCDIRQTDALEKCLVAVNRSSVFRENVAAPTAVAHGVVYDNKWTEAEGTIILNAKQTAQKRGEFSRTGGPSSYLASMVQLNEVSRTVGREGHVDADAFNLNTICHESGKKAAAPFVVVCTADASEGSVDANSICLNSFPGVPASAAAVYPISLEDINTDLNSVAIEFSPATNIHAAIPNVSVEQIHEHVRGAEHSVAQLTSPGGADGSGALVENFSLQDMETLISCIHAWTMVVVPSI from the exons ATGCCTGAATCGAGCAGAGGGGTCGTGTCATCCAATGCTTTTGATGAAGATGCTAAAAAGAGAGCAGCAGACACAGTAGATGACGGCGCCCTGGCTGATGGCAAGGGCAAGAAACGCCGTGAGGATCTCTGCTGTGAGATTTGTGAGGGAGACCATGTGCCGCTTGACTGTCAGGTATACAATGGTCCTAAACCCCATGCCATTCTTTGCGGTTTTGGGAGTGGTGAATCTGGGTTCTTTCAAATTCCCAACTTTGGTTCAAAGGGGTTGATCCCGCTGAAAGAAAGTTCAACTGCTTTTATCACTGCCAAGGAAGGCACCATTACGGCAGAGTTAGTAAAGTCTGAGTTGGCTCGTCTCATTCCGGTGAGATGGACTTGGGCTGTCCAAAGTCATGCGAATGGTTTCGTTGTACCTTTTCCGTCCAAAGTCGAATTACAACGGATGGTGGCCATGAAATTTGTTCATGCTGTAGATGGTAAAAGCATAATGGTCATTCAAGAACTTGAGCAGAAAATAGAGCCCGTTCAACATTTGGAAAAGGCTTGGGTCAATATCTACGGAGTGCCGTATGAAATTCGATCTTTTCTTCCTCTTTGGGCGGTGGGCACCATTATAGGTGCTACCCAGAAAGTCGATCTAAGATATACAAAACAGATGGGTGTTGTTCGGCTCTTAGTTGGTGTAACAAACGTCGACAAGATCCCAGAATCGGTTGACATAGTGGTCGGGGAAGGCTTGTATGAAATTTTCTTTAAAATTGATAAGGTTTGCAAAGATGGAGTTTGGTCAGAATATTATTACCCTTCTGATAAGAAAGATGATGATTTTGAATCCAAGGATGAGGATTTTGATGGGCTCGATGATATCCAGCCTAAGTTTGATGATACCACCAGGGACACTGTGATGAAAGATGTGTCCGGTAGCAAAGTTGATAATTCTTCTAATGTCCAACATGCTACTCAGCAGAATTGTGATATTCGTCAAACCG ATGCGCTAGAAAAATGCTTAGTTGCTGTTAATAGGTCTTCAGTTTTTAGGGAGAATGTTGCAGCACCAACTGCTGTTGCGCATGGGGTCGTTTATGATAATAAGTGGACAGAGGCTGAAGGCACAATTATTCTGAACGCCAAGCAAACTGCACAAAAGAGAGGTGAATTTTCTAGGACCGGTGGGCCTTCTTCTTACTTGGCTTCTATGGTTCAACTTAATGAAG TGAGCAGGACTGTTGGTAGAGAGGGGCATGTAGATGCCGATGCATTTAACCTGAACACCATATGCCATGAATCTGGGAAAAAGGCAGCTGCACCTTTTGTTGTAGTGTGCACAGCTGATGCGAGTGAGGGGTCTGTTGATGCCAATTCAATCTGCCTGAATTCCTTTCCTGGTGTTCCTGCGAGTGCAGCAGCTGTTTATCCAATTTCATTGGAAGACATCAACACAGACCTCAACAGTGTGGCGATTGAATTTTCGCCAGCAACAAATATTCATGCAGCTATTCCAAATGTATCAGTTGAGCAGATACATGAGCATGTCCGGGGAGCTGAGCACTCGGTGGCTCAGCTCACCTCTCCCGGTGGTGCAGATGGGAGTGGGGCTCTTGTTGAAAATTTCTCACTCCAAG ACATGGAGACTTTAATATCGTGCATACATGCATGGACCATGGTGGTGGTACCTTCAATATGA
- the LOC103648291 gene encoding uncharacterized protein isoform X1, protein MPESSRGVVSSNAFDEDAKKRAADTVDDGALADGKGKKRREDLCCEICEGDHVPLDCQVYNGPKPHAILCGFGSGESGFFQIPNFGSKGLIPLKESSTAFITAKEGTITAELVKSELARLIPVRWTWAVQSHANGFVVPFPSKVELQRMVAMKFVHAVDGKSIMVIQELEQKIEPVQHLEKAWVNIYGVPYEIRSFLPLWAVGTIIGATQKVDLRYTKQMGVVRLLVGVTNVDKIPESVDIVVGEGLYEIFFKIDKVCKDGVWSEYYYPSDKKDDDFESKDEDFDGLDDIQPKFDDTTRDTVMKDVSGSKVDNSSNVQHATQQNCDIRQTDALEKCLVAVNRSSVFRENVAAPTAVAHGVVYDNKWTEAEGTIILNAKQTAQKRGEFSRTDMPQIYPVAAPRAAESRKNNDVPFDVVSRTVGREGHVDADAFNLNTICHESGKKAAAPFVVVCTADASEGSVDANSICLNSFPGVPASAAAVYPISLEDINTDLNSVAIEFSPATNIHAAIPNVSVEQIHEHVRGAEHSVAQLTSPGGADGSGALVENFSLQDMETLISCIHAWTMVVVPSI, encoded by the exons ATGCCTGAATCGAGCAGAGGGGTCGTGTCATCCAATGCTTTTGATGAAGATGCTAAAAAGAGAGCAGCAGACACAGTAGATGACGGCGCCCTGGCTGATGGCAAGGGCAAGAAACGCCGTGAGGATCTCTGCTGTGAGATTTGTGAGGGAGACCATGTGCCGCTTGACTGTCAGGTATACAATGGTCCTAAACCCCATGCCATTCTTTGCGGTTTTGGGAGTGGTGAATCTGGGTTCTTTCAAATTCCCAACTTTGGTTCAAAGGGGTTGATCCCGCTGAAAGAAAGTTCAACTGCTTTTATCACTGCCAAGGAAGGCACCATTACGGCAGAGTTAGTAAAGTCTGAGTTGGCTCGTCTCATTCCGGTGAGATGGACTTGGGCTGTCCAAAGTCATGCGAATGGTTTCGTTGTACCTTTTCCGTCCAAAGTCGAATTACAACGGATGGTGGCCATGAAATTTGTTCATGCTGTAGATGGTAAAAGCATAATGGTCATTCAAGAACTTGAGCAGAAAATAGAGCCCGTTCAACATTTGGAAAAGGCTTGGGTCAATATCTACGGAGTGCCGTATGAAATTCGATCTTTTCTTCCTCTTTGGGCGGTGGGCACCATTATAGGTGCTACCCAGAAAGTCGATCTAAGATATACAAAACAGATGGGTGTTGTTCGGCTCTTAGTTGGTGTAACAAACGTCGACAAGATCCCAGAATCGGTTGACATAGTGGTCGGGGAAGGCTTGTATGAAATTTTCTTTAAAATTGATAAGGTTTGCAAAGATGGAGTTTGGTCAGAATATTATTACCCTTCTGATAAGAAAGATGATGATTTTGAATCCAAGGATGAGGATTTTGATGGGCTCGATGATATCCAGCCTAAGTTTGATGATACCACCAGGGACACTGTGATGAAAGATGTGTCCGGTAGCAAAGTTGATAATTCTTCTAATGTCCAACATGCTACTCAGCAGAATTGTGATATTCGTCAAACCG ATGCGCTAGAAAAATGCTTAGTTGCTGTTAATAGGTCTTCAGTTTTTAGGGAGAATGTTGCAGCACCAACTGCTGTTGCGCATGGGGTCGTTTATGATAATAAGTGGACAGAGGCTGAAGGCACAATTATTCTGAACGCCAAGCAAACTGCACAAAAGAGAGGTGAATTTTCTAGGACCG ATATGCCACAGATTTACCCAGTTGCTGCTCCTAGGGCTGCAGAGTCTAGAAAAAATAATGATGTACCTTTTGATGTAGTGAGCAGGACTGTTGGTAGAGAGGGGCATGTAGATGCCGATGCATTTAACCTGAACACCATATGCCATGAATCTGGGAAAAAGGCAGCTGCACCTTTTGTTGTAGTGTGCACAGCTGATGCGAGTGAGGGGTCTGTTGATGCCAATTCAATCTGCCTGAATTCCTTTCCTGGTGTTCCTGCGAGTGCAGCAGCTGTTTATCCAATTTCATTGGAAGACATCAACACAGACCTCAACAGTGTGGCGATTGAATTTTCGCCAGCAACAAATATTCATGCAGCTATTCCAAATGTATCAGTTGAGCAGATACATGAGCATGTCCGGGGAGCTGAGCACTCGGTGGCTCAGCTCACCTCTCCCGGTGGTGCAGATGGGAGTGGGGCTCTTGTTGAAAATTTCTCACTCCAAG ACATGGAGACTTTAATATCGTGCATACATGCATGGACCATGGTGGTGGTACCTTCAATATGA
- the LOC103648291 gene encoding uncharacterized protein isoform X2, giving the protein MPESSRGVVSSNAFDEDAKKRAADTVDDGALADGKGKKRREDLCCEICEGDHVPLDCQVYNGPKPHAILCGFGSGESGFFQIPNFGSKGLIPLKESSTAFITAKEGTITAELVKSELARLIPVRWTWAVQSHANGFVVPFPSKVELQRMVAMKFVHAVDGKSIMVIQELEQKIEPVQHLEKAWVNIYGVPYEIRSFLPLWAVGTIIGATQKVDLRYTKQMGVVRLLVGVTNVDKIPESVDIVVGEGLYEIFFKIDKVCKDGVWSEYYYPSDKKDDDFESKDEDFDGLDDIQPKFDDTTRDTVMKDVSGSKVDNSSNVQHATQQNCDIRQTDALEKCLVAVNRSSVFRENVAAPTAVAHGVVYDNKWTEAEGTIILNAKQTAQKRDMPQIYPVAAPRAAESRKNNDVPFDVVSRTVGREGHVDADAFNLNTICHESGKKAAAPFVVVCTADASEGSVDANSICLNSFPGVPASAAAVYPISLEDINTDLNSVAIEFSPATNIHAAIPNVSVEQIHEHVRGAEHSVAQLTSPGGADGSGALVENFSLQDMETLISCIHAWTMVVVPSI; this is encoded by the exons ATGCCTGAATCGAGCAGAGGGGTCGTGTCATCCAATGCTTTTGATGAAGATGCTAAAAAGAGAGCAGCAGACACAGTAGATGACGGCGCCCTGGCTGATGGCAAGGGCAAGAAACGCCGTGAGGATCTCTGCTGTGAGATTTGTGAGGGAGACCATGTGCCGCTTGACTGTCAGGTATACAATGGTCCTAAACCCCATGCCATTCTTTGCGGTTTTGGGAGTGGTGAATCTGGGTTCTTTCAAATTCCCAACTTTGGTTCAAAGGGGTTGATCCCGCTGAAAGAAAGTTCAACTGCTTTTATCACTGCCAAGGAAGGCACCATTACGGCAGAGTTAGTAAAGTCTGAGTTGGCTCGTCTCATTCCGGTGAGATGGACTTGGGCTGTCCAAAGTCATGCGAATGGTTTCGTTGTACCTTTTCCGTCCAAAGTCGAATTACAACGGATGGTGGCCATGAAATTTGTTCATGCTGTAGATGGTAAAAGCATAATGGTCATTCAAGAACTTGAGCAGAAAATAGAGCCCGTTCAACATTTGGAAAAGGCTTGGGTCAATATCTACGGAGTGCCGTATGAAATTCGATCTTTTCTTCCTCTTTGGGCGGTGGGCACCATTATAGGTGCTACCCAGAAAGTCGATCTAAGATATACAAAACAGATGGGTGTTGTTCGGCTCTTAGTTGGTGTAACAAACGTCGACAAGATCCCAGAATCGGTTGACATAGTGGTCGGGGAAGGCTTGTATGAAATTTTCTTTAAAATTGATAAGGTTTGCAAAGATGGAGTTTGGTCAGAATATTATTACCCTTCTGATAAGAAAGATGATGATTTTGAATCCAAGGATGAGGATTTTGATGGGCTCGATGATATCCAGCCTAAGTTTGATGATACCACCAGGGACACTGTGATGAAAGATGTGTCCGGTAGCAAAGTTGATAATTCTTCTAATGTCCAACATGCTACTCAGCAGAATTGTGATATTCGTCAAACCG ATGCGCTAGAAAAATGCTTAGTTGCTGTTAATAGGTCTTCAGTTTTTAGGGAGAATGTTGCAGCACCAACTGCTGTTGCGCATGGGGTCGTTTATGATAATAAGTGGACAGAGGCTGAAGGCACAATTATTCTGAACGCCAAGCAAACTGCACAAAAGAGAG ATATGCCACAGATTTACCCAGTTGCTGCTCCTAGGGCTGCAGAGTCTAGAAAAAATAATGATGTACCTTTTGATGTAGTGAGCAGGACTGTTGGTAGAGAGGGGCATGTAGATGCCGATGCATTTAACCTGAACACCATATGCCATGAATCTGGGAAAAAGGCAGCTGCACCTTTTGTTGTAGTGTGCACAGCTGATGCGAGTGAGGGGTCTGTTGATGCCAATTCAATCTGCCTGAATTCCTTTCCTGGTGTTCCTGCGAGTGCAGCAGCTGTTTATCCAATTTCATTGGAAGACATCAACACAGACCTCAACAGTGTGGCGATTGAATTTTCGCCAGCAACAAATATTCATGCAGCTATTCCAAATGTATCAGTTGAGCAGATACATGAGCATGTCCGGGGAGCTGAGCACTCGGTGGCTCAGCTCACCTCTCCCGGTGGTGCAGATGGGAGTGGGGCTCTTGTTGAAAATTTCTCACTCCAAG ACATGGAGACTTTAATATCGTGCATACATGCATGGACCATGGTGGTGGTACCTTCAATATGA